The following coding sequences lie in one Arachis hypogaea cultivar Tifrunner chromosome 9, arahy.Tifrunner.gnm2.J5K5, whole genome shotgun sequence genomic window:
- the LOC112712657 gene encoding probable protein S-acyltransferase 15 has translation MRPKRFLSLPVLAVLLLMMFVYYTTIFVFIDGSFDLQSSNGTFNAAIFTILASFSVFSFFVCVLSDPGHVPSSYVPDVEGQGSAKDNAERKKCDKCYGYKPPRTHHCRVCKKCVLKMDHHCLWINNCVGYWNYKPFFVFTSYATLASIHSMILFICSVFLMDIGSSSKVFYVMYGTMAIGLTTTLLTLFGWHVYLILHNMTTIEYYKGKRAKWLAMKSGQSYRHPFNISPYKNITSVLGPNMLKWLCPTAVSHLKEGVSFPTLRDSS, from the exons ATGAGACCCAAAAGGTTCCTATCTCTGCCAGTGTTGGCCgtattgttgttgatgatgttTGTGTATTACACAACAATCTTCGTCTTCATTGATGGCTCCTTTGATCTTCAGAGCTCCAATGGAACCTTCAATGCCGCCATATTCACTATTTTAGCCTCATTCTCCGTCTTCTCTTTCTTTGTATGCGTTCTCTCAGACCCTGGTCACGTCCCTTCCTCCTATGTACCTGATGTTGAAGGCCAGGGTTCCGCCAAAGAT AATGCAGAGCGGAAAAAATGTGACAAGTGCTACGGATACAAGCCTCCAAGGACTCATCATTGTCGAGTCTGCAAAAAATGTGTTCTGAAAATG GATCATCACTGCTTGTGGATAAATAACTGTGTTGGTTATTGGAATTACAagcctttctttgtttttacatCATATGCTACCTTGGCGAGTATTCATTCCATG ATCCTATTTATATGCTCTGTATTTCTGATGGATATAGGGAGCTCTTCTAAAGTGTTTTAT GTTATGTATGGGACAATGGCAATCGGGTTGACCACAACCCTGTTGACTCTTTTTGGATGGCATGTGTACCTCATCCTTCATAATATGACAACAATAGAG TATTACAAAGGAAAACGTGCAAAATGGCTAGCTATGAAATCTGGGCAGAGCTACCGGCATCCATTCAACATCAGCCCATACAAAAACATCACTTCG GTTTTAGGTCCAAACATGCTGAAGTGGTTATGTCCCACCGCGGTAAGCCATCTGAAAGAGGGAGTTAGCTTCCCCACATTGCGCGATAGTTCTTAA